Proteins from one Streptomyces sp. NBC_00390 genomic window:
- a CDS encoding outer membrane protein assembly factor BamB family protein produces MEPLQQDDPRRIGAYTTLARLRESASAVHYLASGAASGSGSDSPAGSDSRSGSGDTAVVVSAARPELAAVPAFRRRFAAEARTAERLAGGWVPEPLAMATATDGQELWTASAYVPALTLREAIALTGPLPERTVRILGAGLAETLSRVHATGTVLHGLAPDTVLLTADGPRLAAYGALGAAAVAQARPGGQLSVQLGYLTPEQATGAEPGPASDIFVLGLLLAYAATGTAPLADAAGIAHGEPELGAVPDELRPLTARCLSKSPEDRPTAGTVAADLALEGAAALARGGWLPQPLSAALAAQAAQADALRSGGAGATGGTQHGPLGSGGPENSGTLPTASLVPAPGRTSPGPGTAAGPFVADDAPPAGPVSGNAPAYGAAGQDAHPHGNSAGHPTTTDTTASAHTAPGPAAPGQAHPTGAARAPFPAQGRNALPAAPAAGGHGFGGAAGGVTDPATLVVRRAAGPPSVPPAPPSLPGGVPGVLPPSRRGLLVAVAAGVSGLVVGGGGVYAVAGGDDKAAPAPQPPAHRRTRMAGLAPEPAWRYEHPEEPAGATVWRDRVLLLTDGKQATGVDLRTGRRLWAMPEAASGSRAVPVDDRLCLVQAGDELLWIAAQDGKVAHKVAERTFAEPGESLAVEGVIGADGTSVWLTGHVSRTVERKVKKRKKKVTVREAYVIAYDAAARKQLWRARVPEGKAPHRPRYELVAARADSILVRQDGRSLTPAQSKRAKGGSVLLGFDRATGKALKSVTLTGVGPTAAVAGDTGGKLFGAAGGELHAYDSGNGKRLWRVPAAKTPGEKGVFAYGTATVRGPALYAANRYQEVRAVDVATGRALWSRSTETPAWREIPQTTLSLSGRTVFAGDAVALTAFAARDGRRLWKFQEAGTRDAENPQAAPRYVPLAGGEDRIVVRRGRTFYSLPVD; encoded by the coding sequence ATGGAGCCGCTGCAGCAGGACGATCCGCGCCGGATCGGGGCGTACACCACGCTGGCACGACTGCGGGAGTCGGCGAGCGCCGTGCACTACCTGGCGTCCGGCGCCGCTTCCGGATCAGGCTCCGACTCCCCTGCCGGCTCCGACTCCCGTTCCGGCTCGGGTGATACGGCTGTCGTCGTCTCGGCCGCGCGCCCGGAGCTGGCCGCCGTGCCCGCCTTCCGGCGGCGTTTCGCGGCGGAGGCCAGGACGGCGGAACGGCTGGCCGGAGGCTGGGTGCCCGAGCCGCTCGCGATGGCCACGGCCACGGACGGGCAGGAGCTGTGGACCGCGAGCGCGTACGTCCCGGCGCTGACGTTGCGCGAGGCGATCGCGCTCACCGGTCCGCTGCCCGAGCGGACGGTACGGATACTGGGCGCAGGGCTGGCCGAGACCCTGTCCCGGGTGCACGCGACAGGCACGGTGCTGCACGGTCTCGCACCGGACACGGTGCTGCTGACGGCGGACGGGCCGCGGCTCGCCGCGTACGGCGCGCTGGGCGCGGCGGCGGTCGCCCAGGCCCGTCCCGGCGGACAACTGTCCGTACAGCTCGGATATCTGACACCGGAGCAGGCGACAGGAGCGGAACCCGGCCCGGCGTCGGACATCTTCGTCCTCGGCCTGCTGCTGGCCTACGCGGCGACGGGCACGGCACCGCTGGCGGATGCGGCAGGCATCGCGCACGGCGAACCCGAACTCGGCGCCGTTCCTGACGAGTTGCGCCCTCTGACCGCCCGCTGCCTGTCCAAGTCGCCTGAGGACCGCCCGACGGCGGGCACGGTGGCGGCGGATCTGGCCCTGGAGGGCGCGGCGGCTCTGGCCCGCGGAGGCTGGCTGCCCCAGCCGCTGTCGGCCGCGCTGGCTGCCCAGGCGGCACAGGCGGATGCGCTGCGATCGGGCGGTGCGGGCGCAACCGGTGGCACGCAGCACGGCCCCCTCGGCTCGGGCGGGCCCGAAAACAGCGGCACGCTGCCCACGGCCTCGCTCGTCCCGGCGCCGGGCCGGACATCGCCCGGCCCCGGCACGGCGGCGGGGCCGTTCGTCGCAGATGACGCGCCTCCGGCCGGGCCGGTCAGCGGCAACGCGCCGGCGTACGGCGCAGCGGGCCAGGACGCCCACCCGCACGGCAACAGCGCCGGCCACCCCACGACCACCGACACCACGGCTTCGGCACACACCGCACCCGGTCCTGCCGCGCCCGGCCAGGCCCACCCCACCGGAGCGGCCCGGGCTCCCTTCCCGGCGCAAGGCCGGAACGCACTCCCGGCCGCGCCTGCTGCCGGCGGCCACGGCTTCGGCGGCGCCGCCGGAGGCGTCACGGACCCCGCGACCCTCGTCGTGCGGCGCGCCGCGGGTCCGCCCTCGGTTCCGCCGGCGCCGCCGAGCCTGCCGGGTGGGGTCCCCGGGGTCCTCCCGCCGTCCCGGCGTGGGCTCCTTGTAGCCGTGGCAGCCGGCGTCAGCGGGCTCGTCGTCGGCGGAGGCGGCGTGTACGCCGTCGCCGGCGGGGACGACAAGGCCGCGCCCGCCCCGCAGCCGCCCGCACACCGGCGTACCCGGATGGCCGGGCTGGCGCCCGAGCCGGCCTGGCGGTACGAGCATCCCGAGGAGCCTGCCGGGGCCACCGTGTGGCGCGACCGGGTGCTGCTGCTGACCGACGGCAAGCAGGCCACGGGTGTGGATCTGCGCACGGGCCGGCGGCTCTGGGCCATGCCCGAGGCTGCCTCGGGCTCCCGCGCGGTGCCGGTCGACGACCGGCTCTGTCTCGTCCAGGCCGGGGACGAACTCCTGTGGATCGCCGCGCAGGACGGGAAGGTCGCCCACAAGGTCGCCGAGCGCACCTTCGCCGAGCCCGGCGAGAGCCTGGCCGTCGAGGGTGTGATCGGTGCGGACGGCACCAGCGTCTGGCTGACGGGCCATGTCTCCAGGACCGTCGAGCGGAAGGTCAAGAAGCGCAAGAAGAAGGTCACCGTCCGGGAGGCGTACGTCATCGCCTACGACGCCGCCGCCCGCAAGCAGTTGTGGCGCGCCCGCGTACCGGAGGGGAAGGCCCCGCACCGACCCCGCTACGAACTGGTCGCCGCACGCGCCGACAGCATCCTCGTACGGCAGGACGGCCGCTCCCTCACCCCGGCCCAGTCCAAGCGAGCCAAGGGCGGGTCCGTCCTGCTCGGCTTCGACCGCGCCACCGGCAAGGCCCTCAAGTCCGTCACACTCACCGGGGTCGGCCCGACGGCCGCCGTCGCCGGTGACACCGGCGGCAAGCTGTTCGGTGCCGCGGGCGGCGAGCTGCATGCGTACGACAGCGGCAACGGCAAGCGGCTGTGGCGCGTGCCCGCCGCGAAAACGCCGGGCGAGAAGGGTGTGTTCGCCTACGGTACGGCCACGGTGCGCGGCCCCGCCCTGTACGCCGCCAACCGCTACCAGGAGGTGCGCGCCGTCGACGTCGCGACGGGACGGGCACTGTGGAGCCGGTCCACCGAGACGCCAGCCTGGCGCGAGATCCCGCAGACCACGCTGAGCCTCAGCGGCCGCACCGTGTTCGCCGGGGATGCCGTGGCGCTCACCGCCTTCGCGGCGCGCGACGGCCGGCGGCTGTGGAAGTTCCAGGAGGCCGGTACGCGGGACGCGGAGAACCCGCAGGCCGCGCCCCGTTATGTACCGCTGGCCGGCGGCGAGGACCGGATCGTCGTACGGCGGGGCCGGACGTTCTACTCGCTTCCCGTGGACTGA
- a CDS encoding C40 family peptidase — protein sequence MSGRLIRTVCTAALVAVTAIAAGPASAEPSDEPSPDVTAEAAEAAGPVKPAKPTSSADPAKPAAPAGPAHGAPALSTVSGMLTRLQDLYRRAEQAGEAVNAAEQALTKQRAEAAHLGRALTDARTAFDDSRSAAGQLAREQYRGHSDLSSYLRLLLARDPQSALDQGHLIERAANSRLATMTRLQAGARRADMLATAARKALDKELLLAARHRQAYGTAAARLKAVEEMLASLSAADIAALSAKEESDTAEAQEKLLATGLLDAEHAPSAQGSAAMKYAVQQIGKPYVSGAEGPDTYDGSGLTSQAWARAGRKIPRTSQEQWAELPKVPLQSLRPGDLVVYFPEATHVAVYLGNGTVIHAPRPGGRVKASPIAANPLLGAVRPDPAGRALASYAPPKLPDGATTGPDKGLDTGARKEQDADGQTVGQAKE from the coding sequence GTGAGCGGCAGGCTGATCCGTACGGTGTGCACGGCGGCGCTCGTCGCGGTCACGGCGATCGCCGCCGGGCCCGCGTCCGCCGAACCGTCCGACGAGCCATCCCCGGACGTCACGGCGGAAGCGGCGGAAGCCGCCGGGCCCGTGAAGCCCGCAAAGCCCACCAGCTCTGCCGACCCCGCCAAGCCCGCGGCGCCCGCCGGCCCTGCCCACGGGGCCCCCGCGCTCTCCACCGTCTCGGGCATGCTCACCCGGCTCCAGGACCTGTACCGCCGCGCCGAACAGGCCGGCGAGGCAGTCAACGCCGCCGAGCAGGCCCTCACGAAGCAGCGCGCCGAAGCGGCGCACCTCGGCCGCGCACTCACCGACGCCCGGACCGCCTTCGACGACAGCCGCAGCGCCGCGGGGCAACTCGCCCGCGAGCAGTACCGGGGGCACTCCGACCTGTCCTCCTACCTCCGGCTCCTCCTCGCCCGTGACCCGCAGAGCGCCCTCGACCAGGGCCATCTCATCGAACGGGCGGCAAACAGCCGGCTGGCCACCATGACCCGGCTTCAGGCCGGCGCCCGGCGGGCGGACATGCTCGCGACCGCCGCGCGCAAGGCGCTCGACAAGGAACTGCTCCTCGCGGCCCGGCACAGGCAGGCCTATGGAACGGCCGCCGCCCGGCTGAAGGCGGTCGAGGAGATGCTCGCCTCCCTGTCCGCCGCCGACATCGCCGCCCTGTCCGCCAAGGAGGAGTCCGACACCGCCGAGGCGCAGGAGAAGCTGCTGGCCACCGGCCTGCTGGACGCCGAACACGCGCCGTCCGCGCAGGGCAGCGCGGCAATGAAGTACGCCGTACAGCAGATCGGCAAGCCGTACGTCTCGGGGGCGGAGGGCCCGGACACGTACGACGGCTCGGGCCTCACCTCACAGGCGTGGGCCAGGGCCGGACGCAAGATCCCCCGCACCAGCCAGGAGCAGTGGGCGGAGCTGCCCAAGGTGCCGCTGCAGTCGCTTCGCCCCGGCGACCTGGTGGTCTACTTCCCCGAGGCCACCCACGTGGCCGTCTATCTGGGCAACGGCACGGTGATCCACGCCCCGCGCCCCGGCGGCCGTGTGAAGGCCTCCCCCATCGCGGCGAACCCGCTGCTGGGTGCGGTCCGCCCTGACCCGGCCGGCCGGGCGCTCGCGTCCTACGCCCCGCCCAAGCTGCCGGACGGCGCGACGACCGGCCCGGACAAGGGCCTCGACACCGGGGCCCGCAAGGAGCAGGATGCGGACGGGCAGACGGTCGGGCAAGCGAAGGAGTAG
- a CDS encoding styrene monooxygenase/indole monooxygenase family protein, producing MRKILVVGAGQSGLQLALGLQSQGYEVTLMSNRTADEIRSGRVMSTQCMFHTALQHERDLGINFWETRAPRIEGVGVSVAAPDAARAIDWVGKLDGYAQSVDQRVKMAGWMETFAQRGGQLVIHGAAVSDLDFFSRTYDLVLVSAGKGELVSMFGRDASRSPYSEPQRALAVSYVHGLGPRPEHPEFDAVRCNLVPGVGELFVMPTLTTSGRADILFWEGIPGGPLDVFQGVKDPAEHLSLTLELMEKFTPWEYARATRVELTDAGGTLAGRYAPTVRNPIGRLPGGGLVLGVADVVVANDPITGQGSNSASKCAASYLASIVERGDKPFDETWMQATFDRYWDTAQHATKWTNAMLGVPPEHVLQLIGAAGQLQPVADRFANGFNNPADFEDFFYDPDRTGAYLAEVADAPRA from the coding sequence ATGCGGAAGATTCTCGTAGTCGGCGCCGGGCAGTCCGGCCTCCAGCTCGCCCTCGGCCTGCAGTCGCAAGGCTACGAGGTCACGCTGATGTCCAACCGCACGGCGGACGAGATCCGGTCCGGCCGAGTCATGTCCACGCAGTGCATGTTCCACACCGCGCTCCAGCACGAGCGCGATCTCGGCATCAACTTCTGGGAGACCCGGGCTCCGAGGATCGAGGGCGTCGGCGTCTCCGTCGCCGCCCCCGACGCGGCGCGCGCCATCGACTGGGTCGGCAAGCTGGACGGCTACGCGCAGTCCGTGGACCAGCGCGTGAAGATGGCCGGCTGGATGGAGACCTTCGCCCAGCGCGGCGGTCAGCTCGTCATCCACGGCGCGGCCGTGTCCGACCTGGACTTCTTCTCCCGTACGTACGACCTGGTGCTGGTCTCGGCCGGCAAGGGCGAACTGGTCTCGATGTTCGGCCGGGACGCGTCCCGCTCCCCGTACTCCGAGCCGCAGCGCGCCCTTGCCGTCTCCTACGTCCACGGGCTCGGCCCGCGTCCCGAGCACCCCGAGTTCGACGCCGTGCGCTGCAATCTCGTTCCGGGTGTCGGCGAGCTGTTCGTGATGCCGACCCTCACCACGTCCGGCCGCGCGGACATCCTGTTCTGGGAGGGCATTCCGGGTGGCCCGCTCGACGTCTTCCAGGGCGTCAAGGACCCGGCCGAGCATCTCTCCCTGACGCTTGAACTCATGGAGAAGTTCACGCCGTGGGAGTACGCACGGGCCACCAGGGTCGAGCTGACCGACGCGGGCGGTACGCTCGCCGGCCGGTACGCCCCCACCGTCCGCAACCCCATCGGCCGGCTCCCCGGCGGAGGTCTGGTCCTCGGCGTCGCCGATGTCGTCGTCGCCAACGACCCGATCACCGGTCAGGGCTCCAACTCGGCGTCCAAGTGCGCTGCTTCGTATCTGGCGTCGATCGTCGAGCGGGGCGACAAGCCGTTCGACGAAACCTGGATGCAGGCCACGTTCGACCGGTACTGGGACACGGCGCAGCACGCCACCAAGTGGACCAACGCGATGCTCGGCGTCCCGCCGGAGCACGTGCTGCAGCTGATCGGCGCGGCCGGTCAGCTGCAGCCGGTCGCCGACCGGTTCGCGAACGGGTTCAACAACCCGGCGGACTTCGAGGACTTCTTCTACGACCCCGACAGGACGGGCGCGTACCTCGCGGAGGTCGCGGACGCTCCGCGCGCCTGA
- a CDS encoding GTP-binding protein yields MDSAASETLATDTLIAQPLSDEVPQLEEKLQAWQLDTSRAPTAAKVIVAGGFGVGKTTFVGALSEITPLQTEALMTRAGEETDDLTATPGKRTTTVAMDFGRITLDDDLVLYVFGTPGQQRFWFMWDDLARGAIGAIVLADTRRLADCFPALDYFESCGLPYIVAVNHFEGTTAYEAGDVREALTVPPHVPVVIMDARSRIAVIEALLALLARALEATPE; encoded by the coding sequence GTGGACTCCGCCGCCTCTGAGACGCTCGCCACCGACACGCTGATCGCGCAGCCGCTGTCCGATGAGGTCCCGCAGCTCGAAGAGAAGCTGCAGGCATGGCAGTTGGACACCAGCAGAGCTCCCACCGCGGCCAAGGTGATCGTCGCGGGCGGCTTCGGTGTCGGGAAGACCACCTTCGTCGGCGCCCTCTCCGAGATCACCCCGCTGCAGACCGAAGCGCTGATGACCCGGGCCGGCGAGGAGACCGACGACCTCACCGCCACCCCAGGCAAGCGCACCACCACGGTGGCGATGGACTTCGGCCGGATCACGCTCGACGACGACCTGGTGCTGTACGTCTTCGGGACCCCCGGCCAGCAGCGCTTCTGGTTCATGTGGGACGACCTGGCGCGCGGCGCCATCGGTGCGATCGTGCTTGCCGACACCCGGCGGCTGGCGGACTGCTTCCCGGCGCTCGACTACTTCGAGAGCTGCGGGCTGCCGTACATCGTCGCCGTCAACCACTTCGAGGGAACGACCGCATACGAGGCCGGGGACGTACGGGAGGCGCTGACCGTGCCGCCGCACGTACCCGTGGTGATCATGGATGCCCGTAGCCGGATCGCGGTGATCGAGGCGCTCCTCGCGCTCCTCGCCCGCGCCCTCGAAGCCACCCCCGAATAG
- a CDS encoding DUF742 domain-containing protein — protein MTTAAEPFPSLPVRGAGNRPARVRPYSLTGGRTRFGHVLLVETFVAALEAAPERKELPAGSLSRVMPELRAIVELCRRMRTVAEISALLKMPLGVVRVLLSDLADQGKIRVFGTGHGTGQPDRALLERVLGGLRRL, from the coding sequence GTGACGACCGCCGCCGAACCCTTCCCCAGCCTCCCGGTACGCGGCGCGGGCAATCGGCCCGCCCGGGTCCGTCCGTACTCGCTCACCGGCGGCCGCACCCGTTTCGGCCATGTGCTGCTCGTCGAGACGTTCGTCGCCGCGCTCGAAGCGGCCCCGGAGCGCAAGGAGCTGCCGGCCGGCTCCCTCTCACGCGTCATGCCCGAGCTGCGGGCGATCGTCGAGCTGTGCCGTCGCATGCGTACGGTCGCCGAGATCTCGGCGCTGCTGAAGATGCCCCTCGGCGTGGTCCGGGTGCTGCTCAGCGACCTGGCGGACCAGGGAAAGATCCGTGTCTTCGGGACGGGCCACGGCACCGGCCAGCCCGACCGTGCGCTCCTCGAAAGGGTGCTCGGTGGACTCCGCCGCCTCTGA
- a CDS encoding roadblock/LC7 domain-containing protein, giving the protein MTATGTYGLSTEARNLHWLLGNFVEEVPGVRSVAVVSSDGLLLLSSDPVQNAAPVAADRPQSPRGSSADLATVVSGIASLTHGAAGLMDGGGVKQTMVAMDDSSVLVMSISDGSLLGVHATPDCDMSVVAYHMALFVGRAGHVLTPELRSELRTSLESAQ; this is encoded by the coding sequence TTGACTGCGACCGGCACGTACGGCCTGAGCACCGAAGCCCGCAATCTTCACTGGTTGCTGGGCAACTTCGTGGAGGAGGTGCCAGGAGTGCGCTCGGTTGCCGTCGTCTCGTCCGACGGCCTGCTGCTGCTCTCGTCGGACCCCGTCCAGAACGCAGCCCCGGTCGCAGCCGACCGCCCGCAGAGCCCCAGAGGCTCCAGCGCGGACCTCGCCACCGTCGTCTCCGGCATCGCGAGCCTGACCCACGGCGCCGCCGGGCTCATGGACGGCGGCGGCGTCAAGCAGACCATGGTCGCAATGGACGACAGCAGCGTGCTGGTGATGTCGATCAGCGACGGTTCGCTGCTCGGCGTGCACGCCACCCCGGACTGCGACATGAGCGTCGTGGCGTACCACATGGCCCTGTTCGTCGGCCGTGCCGGACACGTTCTCACCCCCGAACTCCGCAGTGAGCTGCGCACATCGTTGGAGAGCGCCCAGTGA
- a CDS encoding sensor histidine kinase: protein MQKKRPRGKDGSRTETPGGVRTTAPATVADPSQVPAQAARAGSDVQTPGGRPVRVRSRLVAGVAAVSLVVVAAGTPGILATSAELTESQRLVTLAALDRQAVTLAHSLSDERDEVTAYIAAGRAAQRGDKKDQRRISDSLSARVDRQIDEIRTAVPEDHAELRHHLAGIPSVRRTALTGKGTAMEAHRAYGDVIAALHALAEELAEKTPPRAAGATRAPADLGLAVERASATRGLLLAALSVPKPESVTTIDPITGLPVESEGEDSGADARTRGALTAAAQQARVRELAALADFDQAADKTARDKLSATVTGPEVRTAEGYLARLTDQPELSDSERDTDPEKLVAALTARIEQMRGAETALAADRVERFEQLRDDDVTALELRIALLGGLVIVAIGVSAAVARTLTRPLAVLRIGAARVAAAPEAEDPVRFTGRNDEFAQVVRSLNSLHGKLRDLGARAERLDSDRADLAGARDALAADVGAARAELQEHTEELSAELERLRHTVHHTFVNLSLRTLGLVERQLGIIEKLEAREQDPERLATLFKLDHMATVMRRHSENLLVLAGAEHGQGHVGPVPLVDVLRAAVSEIERYERVVIQSLPPHAQIAGYAADDLSHLVAELLENAASFSPPDAQVELSGWLLESGEVMLSVEDAGIGMTAGRIAEINERLENPKAYETRAAHEGEGLGLRVAGLLAARHGVRIQLREHKQGGITAVVVIGQALLPSGPPATEAPSAQGAGTAPVLNLPGAVAEANSNALPGPRRPDPASAGGDAVADGAAEPEPAATEDVDAEPGADAVLDPAPAAEAERDVDEAPEVVPAPVDGPVSAEDPFVAAAERAIRAAGAERDVDEAPEVELAPAGEPVSAEDPFVAAAERAIRAAGAERDVDEAPEVVPAPVDGPVSAEDPFVAAAERAIRAAGAERDVDEAPEVELAPAGEPVSAEDPIVAAAERAIRAAEAERDTTERTPDVESRTAGIDQETFSMRLPQQREQTPEPEPQSEAPAEGVPVGDRVTDKGLPKRTPKPVQPAAGPGERTGSIDAQELRRRLGSFHQGAKDGRRDVEAELARNGAETPHQQESEAESGDNVEEARS, encoded by the coding sequence GTGCAGAAGAAGCGGCCTCGGGGCAAGGACGGCAGTCGCACGGAGACCCCGGGCGGCGTTCGGACAACGGCCCCGGCCACTGTCGCGGACCCCAGCCAGGTCCCGGCGCAGGCGGCCCGGGCGGGCTCGGACGTACAGACCCCCGGCGGCCGTCCCGTACGCGTACGCAGCCGCCTCGTCGCGGGTGTCGCCGCCGTGAGCCTCGTCGTCGTGGCCGCCGGCACCCCCGGCATCCTCGCCACCTCGGCCGAGCTGACCGAGTCCCAGCGGCTGGTCACCCTCGCCGCGCTCGACCGCCAGGCCGTCACCCTCGCGCACTCCCTCTCCGACGAACGCGACGAGGTCACCGCGTACATCGCGGCCGGCCGTGCGGCGCAGCGGGGCGACAAGAAGGACCAGCGGCGGATCTCCGACAGCCTCAGCGCCCGCGTCGACCGGCAGATCGACGAGATCCGCACCGCCGTTCCCGAGGACCACGCCGAGCTGCGCCACCATCTCGCCGGCATCCCCTCCGTACGCCGCACCGCGCTCACCGGCAAGGGCACCGCGATGGAGGCCCACCGGGCCTACGGCGACGTCATCGCCGCTCTCCACGCGCTCGCCGAAGAGCTCGCCGAGAAGACCCCGCCGCGCGCCGCCGGAGCCACCCGCGCCCCCGCCGACCTCGGCCTCGCCGTCGAGCGGGCGTCCGCAACCCGCGGTCTGCTGCTGGCCGCGCTCTCCGTGCCCAAGCCGGAGAGCGTCACGACCATCGACCCGATCACCGGGCTGCCCGTGGAGAGCGAGGGTGAGGACTCCGGGGCCGACGCCCGCACGCGGGGCGCCCTCACCGCCGCCGCCCAGCAGGCCCGGGTACGCGAACTGGCCGCTCTCGCCGACTTCGACCAGGCCGCAGACAAGACCGCCCGCGACAAGCTGTCCGCCACGGTCACCGGGCCCGAGGTCAGGACCGCCGAGGGCTATCTCGCCCGCCTCACCGACCAGCCCGAGCTCTCGGACAGCGAGCGCGACACCGACCCGGAGAAGCTGGTGGCCGCGCTCACCGCGCGCATCGAGCAGATGCGCGGGGCGGAGACCGCACTCGCCGCGGACCGGGTCGAGCGGTTCGAGCAACTGCGCGACGACGATGTCACCGCGCTCGAACTTCGGATCGCGCTGCTCGGCGGACTGGTGATCGTCGCCATCGGCGTGTCCGCGGCCGTCGCCCGTACGCTCACCCGCCCCCTCGCCGTCCTGCGCATCGGTGCCGCGCGGGTCGCCGCCGCGCCCGAGGCCGAGGATCCGGTCCGCTTCACCGGCCGCAACGACGAGTTCGCGCAGGTCGTCCGCTCCCTCAACTCCCTGCACGGCAAGCTCCGCGACCTCGGAGCGCGCGCCGAGCGGCTCGACAGCGACCGTGCCGACCTGGCAGGCGCGCGCGACGCGCTCGCCGCCGACGTCGGCGCGGCACGCGCCGAACTGCAGGAGCACACCGAAGAACTCAGCGCCGAGCTGGAGCGGCTGCGCCACACCGTCCACCACACGTTCGTCAACCTCTCGCTGCGCACGCTCGGACTCGTCGAGCGCCAGCTCGGCATCATCGAGAAGCTCGAGGCGCGTGAGCAGGACCCGGAGCGTCTCGCCACGCTCTTCAAGCTGGACCACATGGCCACCGTCATGCGCAGGCACAGCGAGAACCTGCTGGTACTCGCGGGCGCCGAGCACGGTCAGGGACATGTCGGGCCGGTACCGCTCGTCGACGTGCTGCGCGCAGCGGTCAGCGAGATCGAACGCTACGAGCGTGTGGTCATCCAGTCCCTGCCGCCGCACGCCCAGATCGCGGGGTACGCCGCCGACGATCTGAGCCATCTGGTCGCCGAACTCCTCGAGAACGCCGCGTCGTTCTCCCCGCCGGACGCCCAGGTCGAGCTGTCGGGCTGGCTGCTGGAGAGCGGCGAGGTGATGCTCTCGGTCGAGGACGCGGGCATCGGCATGACGGCCGGACGCATCGCCGAGATCAACGAGCGGCTGGAGAACCCGAAGGCGTACGAGACCCGGGCGGCCCACGAGGGCGAGGGACTCGGACTGCGGGTCGCCGGGCTGCTGGCCGCGCGCCACGGCGTACGGATCCAGCTGCGCGAGCACAAGCAGGGCGGCATCACGGCGGTCGTCGTCATCGGGCAGGCGTTGCTTCCGAGCGGCCCGCCGGCCACCGAGGCGCCGTCGGCGCAGGGGGCAGGAACGGCGCCGGTGCTGAACCTGCCCGGGGCGGTGGCCGAGGCGAACTCCAACGCACTGCCCGGACCCCGGCGACCGGACCCCGCGTCCGCCGGCGGCGACGCGGTCGCGGACGGGGCAGCGGAGCCGGAGCCTGCGGCGACTGAGGACGTGGACGCGGAGCCGGGCGCCGACGCCGTCCTGGACCCGGCCCCCGCCGCGGAGGCGGAGCGGGATGTGGACGAGGCGCCGGAAGTGGTGCCTGCTCCGGTCGATGGGCCGGTGTCTGCGGAGGATCCGTTTGTGGCTGCTGCCGAGCGGGCGATTCGTGCCGCGGGGGCGGAGCGGGATGTGGATGAGGCGCCGGAGGTGGAGCTCGCTCCGGCCGGTGAGCCGGTGTCTGCGGAGGATCCGTTTGTGGCTGCTGCCGAGCGGGCGATTCGTGCCGCGGGGGCGGAGCGGGATGTGGACGAGGCGCCGGAAGTGGTGCCTGCTCCGGTCGATGGGCCGGTGTCTGCGGAGGATCCGTTTGTGGCTGCTGCCGAGCGGGCGATTCGTGCCGCGGGGGCGGAGCGGGATGTGGACGAGGCCCCGGAGGTGGAGCTCGCTCCGGCCGGTGAGCCGGTGTCTGCGGAGGATCCGATTGTGGCTGCTGCCGAGCGGGCGATTCGTGCCGCGGAGGCGGAGCGGGACACCACCGAGCGGACGCCCGACGTCGAGTCGCGCACCGCGGGGATCGATCAGGAGACGTTCTCGATGCGGCTGCCCCAGCAGCGCGAGCAAACTCCCGAGCCCGAGCCGCAGTCCGAGGCCCCGGCCGAGGGCGTGCCCGTCGGGGACCGTGTCACCGACAAGGGGCTGCCCAAGCGCACGCCCAAGCCCGTCCAGCCCGCCGCCGGGCCCGGTGAACGCACCGGCAGCATCGACGCCCAGGAATTGCGCCGCAGACTCGGCAGCTTCCATCAGGGCGCGAAGGACGGCCGCCGCGATGTCGAGGCGGAGCTCGCCCGGAACGGCGCCGAGACCCCGCACCAGCAGGAGTCCGAAGCGGAATCGGGGGACAACGTCGAGGAGGCACGCAGTTGA
- a CDS encoding MarR family winged helix-turn-helix transcriptional regulator: MHEGGTGSDTGLTDGTGVDREFLALERELAVFLRRARASSGEMAREVHPELEPAAYGLLVRLEEGGPQRATELAAYFGVGKATMSRQLHALEDLGLVAREPDPADGRASLVRLTDEGVTRFRHVRDARRDRYMSKLAGWDPREVAELARLLHQLNARAGT, encoded by the coding sequence GTGCACGAAGGCGGTACGGGGAGCGACACCGGCCTGACGGACGGGACTGGTGTGGACCGCGAATTTCTCGCACTGGAACGGGAGTTGGCCGTCTTTCTGCGCCGGGCCAGAGCGTCGTCCGGCGAGATGGCGCGGGAGGTCCACCCCGAACTCGAACCCGCCGCGTACGGGCTGCTGGTCCGGCTCGAAGAGGGCGGACCGCAGCGCGCCACCGAGCTCGCCGCCTACTTCGGCGTCGGCAAGGCGACGATGAGCCGTCAGCTCCACGCCCTCGAGGACCTCGGCCTGGTGGCCCGTGAACCGGACCCGGCGGACGGCCGGGCATCCCTCGTACGGCTCACCGACGAAGGGGTGACCCGGTTCCGCCATGTGCGCGATGCGCGCCGCGACCGCTATATGAGCAAGCTCGCCGGCTGGGACCCCCGCGAGGTCGCGGAACTGGCGAGGCTGCTGCACCAGCTGAACGCCCGCGCCGGAACCTGA